CTGATCGCCGAGGCGCAGCAACAATAGAGCGCTAGCGCGAAGGCGCTGCGCCAGGTTCAACGCTCACGCGGACGCGCGCGATCGCGGCATCCGGCAACGGCACGTAGAAGCGCGCCGCAGCGCTATCGCGCATCGCCAGGGCGCCGTTCCAACGCGCTTCAGTAACGCTGATGCGCTCGCCGGTCGCGTCGAACGCCTCGACTCGCAGGTGCGCCAAAATGAGACCTGGGCGACCAGGCGTGCGCCGGGCCCAGCCGCGCAGTTCCGTGCTCTCGCCAGCGCCAACGACCGCCATATCCACCAATGAAACGCGATATCCGCTTACGGCTTCTATCATTACGCGCTCCGGCGCAGCTCGCGCCGCCTCCGCGCCAGCCGTCATCGCTGCAGCAAGTAGAAAGGGTTTGAACACGAACTGTCCCGTTAAGCATCGCGCAATCGCGCGCGCTCGAACGTGCAAGCACCGTTCCTTGCGCGGGGACTTGGCAAGGGGCGCGTGCGTGGTGGACGACGACGATCGCGCGTCGCCATGGCCGCTGCGTTGCTAGAAGCGAACAACGACCGAGCGCGCGGAGAATTCGGCTGGCCCGTGATAGACCGCTTCGATGTTGTTCTGGTCTGGGTCTAGGACAAACCCTGCATAATAGCCCGGGTGATAGTGGCGTTCGCCGGGCGCCCCATTGTCCTGTCCACCATGCGCGAGCGCGGCCTTGTGGAACGCGTCGACCATGCCACGATCTTTGGCCTGAAACGCAAGGTGATAACGCCCAGTCAGACGGCCTTGAGCGGCGTCGCTGGCAGCGTTCGAGATGAACAATTCGTCGGCCCAAATATAATCATCGGCCTCGCCGCCGATGGGGATTCCAAGAACGTCAAAGACGGCCCTGTAGAAGCGTTTGCTCGCGGTCACGTCCGCGACGACGAGTTGAATATGATCGATCAACCGTCCTCGATGAAGCTCTTGGCTTGCCATGATCTC
This window of the alpha proteobacterium U9-1i genome carries:
- a CDS encoding lactoylglutathione lyase and related lyases — translated: MARFARTRNGGEIMASQELHRGRLIDHIQLVVADVTASKRFYRAVFDVLGIPIGGEADDYIWADELFISNAASDAAQGRLTGRYHLAFQAKDRGMVDAFHKAALAHGGQDNGAPGERHYHPGYYAGFVLDPDQNNIEAVYHGPAEFSARSVVVRF